The Algoriphagus sp. TR-M9 genome has a window encoding:
- a CDS encoding ABC transporter ATP-binding protein, which translates to MSLEKEKTSSGEIVDSKVLKQLYGFVKPYKAQFYFLVFLTIALAVLAPTRPYFIQVAIDDYVTVGDGAGLLRIIYLLVGLMILQALVQWAHTFYSGWIGQVIIRDIRVKLYKHLLKLRLKFFDNTPIGRLVTRNVSDIETLANVFSEGLAAIIGDLLQLVTILGVMFYIDWKLTLVSLCTLPLMVISTYIFKEKIKVTFNDVRNAVSNLNSFLQEHITGMNIVQIFNREDREFEKFKDINKEHRRAHIRSVLYYSIYFPVAEIIQAMGIGLVVWYGAVGVLGMEIQIGVLISFIMYLQLFFRPIRMIADRFNTLQMGVVSSSRIFKLLESSEHIANEGNFKPEKVKGNIKVENVWFAYVDEDYVLKDISFEVKPGETVALVGATGAGKSSIINLISRFYEINKGQITIDGHDIKDFELDTLRKHIGVVLQDVFLFSNTIFYNITLGNPDISREQVMYAAELAGAKRFIERLPGGLDYNVMERGATLSVGQRQLISFVRAMVYNPEIIILDEATSSVDTETEELIQESIETMMTGRTSIVIAHRLSTIQKADKIIVLHKGEIVEIGTHESLLEQGGHYTQLHQMQLKTMAI; encoded by the coding sequence TTGAGCCTAGAAAAAGAAAAAACATCCTCCGGAGAAATCGTTGATTCGAAAGTCCTCAAGCAGCTCTATGGCTTTGTGAAGCCTTATAAAGCCCAGTTTTACTTTCTTGTCTTTCTGACGATTGCACTTGCTGTACTGGCACCTACACGGCCATACTTTATCCAGGTGGCGATCGATGATTATGTCACGGTGGGTGATGGCGCAGGTTTGCTGCGAATCATCTACCTGCTCGTAGGCTTAATGATCCTTCAAGCATTAGTGCAGTGGGCGCACACGTTCTATTCGGGCTGGATAGGCCAGGTGATCATCAGGGATATCCGGGTGAAACTCTACAAACATCTGCTCAAGCTCCGCCTGAAATTCTTTGACAATACGCCGATTGGGCGGCTGGTCACCAGAAACGTTTCAGATATAGAGACCCTGGCGAATGTATTTTCAGAAGGACTGGCTGCCATCATTGGTGACCTGCTCCAGCTGGTGACTATTCTAGGGGTCATGTTTTACATTGACTGGAAACTCACCTTGGTAAGCTTGTGTACGCTCCCCCTGATGGTGATTTCCACTTATATTTTCAAAGAGAAAATCAAAGTCACCTTCAATGACGTAAGAAACGCCGTTTCCAATCTAAACTCCTTCCTCCAGGAGCACATCACCGGAATGAATATCGTGCAGATTTTCAACCGGGAAGACAGGGAGTTTGAAAAGTTTAAGGACATCAATAAGGAGCACCGAAGAGCGCATATACGTTCGGTTCTGTATTATTCCATTTACTTCCCAGTAGCGGAAATCATCCAGGCCATGGGCATTGGGCTAGTAGTCTGGTATGGAGCTGTGGGCGTGTTGGGCATGGAAATCCAGATAGGAGTCTTGATCTCCTTCATTATGTATTTGCAGTTGTTTTTCCGTCCGATCAGAATGATTGCTGATAGGTTCAACACCCTGCAAATGGGCGTAGTGAGCTCGTCCCGAATTTTCAAATTGCTGGAAAGCAGTGAGCACATAGCCAATGAAGGTAATTTTAAACCTGAAAAAGTAAAGGGCAACATCAAAGTGGAAAATGTCTGGTTTGCCTACGTAGATGAGGACTATGTACTAAAAGACATCAGCTTTGAAGTGAAGCCAGGAGAGACGGTAGCACTGGTAGGTGCCACTGGAGCCGGTAAATCCTCCATCATCAATTTGATCTCGAGATTTTATGAAATCAACAAAGGCCAAATCACCATTGATGGCCACGACATCAAAGACTTTGAACTGGATACTTTGCGCAAGCATATCGGCGTTGTACTACAGGATGTGTTCCTATTCTCCAATACCATATTCTATAACATCACACTTGGAAATCCTGACATTAGCAGAGAGCAGGTCATGTACGCAGCTGAGCTGGCAGGAGCCAAACGATTCATCGAAAGGCTCCCTGGTGGATTGGACTATAATGTAATGGAAAGAGGGGCGACACTTTCTGTGGGCCAAAGGCAGTTGATCTCTTTTGTGCGGGCCATGGTCTATAATCCAGAAATCATCATTTTGGATGAGGCTACCTCATCAGTGGATACCGAAACCGAAGAACTGATCCAGGAATCCATTGAAACAATGATGACAGGCAGAACTTCCATTGTGATAGCCCATAGACTATCTACCATCCAAAAGGCCGACAAAATCATCGTTCTTCACAAAGGTGAGATCGTAGAAATCGGCACTCATGAATCCTTGCTTGAGCAGGGCGGACACTACACCCAGCTGCATCAGATGCAGCTCAAAACCATGGCGATCTAG
- the dnaK gene encoding molecular chaperone DnaK, with product MGKIIGIDLGTTNSCVAVMEGNEPVVIQNSEGRRTTPSIVAFLDNGNGERKVGDPAKRQAITNPANTISSVKRFMGKKFSEISEEKKHASYKVEKGANDTVAIKIGDRSYTPQELSAMILQKMKSTAEDFVGQAVTEAVITVPAYFNDSERQATKEAGQIAGLDVKRIINEPTAAALAYGMDKKDQDMKIAVYDLGGGTFDISVLELGDGVFEVKSTNGDVHLGGDDFDQVIINWLADEFKGEEQIDLRQDPMALQRLKEAAEKAKIELSSSSSTEINLPYITATQSGPKHLVRTLSRSKFEQLSEDLVRRSMEPCKKALQDAGLSPSDIDEVILVGGSTRIPKIQEEVEKFFGKKPSKGVNPDEVVAIGAAIQGGVLTGEVKDVLLLDVTPLSLGIETMGGVFTKLIESNTTIPTKKSETFSTAADNQPAVDIHVLQGERPMAKDNRTIGRFQLSDIPPAQRGVPQIEVTFDIDANGILNVSAKDKGTGKEQKIKIEASSGLSQEEIDRMKKEAEANAATDKAEKEKIEKLNQADSLVFQTEKQLKEYGDKLSEGNKTAITEALETLKTAHQSQNLEGIDSAMEGLNKAWEAASTEMYNAAGAGQGAPGAGPEAGANAGAEESGDGVSDVDYEEVSEEDKK from the coding sequence ATGGGAAAAATTATCGGCATTGACTTGGGTACCACCAACTCCTGCGTAGCAGTAATGGAAGGTAACGAACCTGTAGTCATCCAAAACAGTGAAGGAAGAAGAACTACCCCTTCTATTGTAGCCTTCCTTGACAACGGAAACGGAGAAAGAAAAGTAGGTGACCCGGCTAAAAGACAGGCCATCACCAACCCAGCAAATACCATTTCATCTGTAAAGAGGTTTATGGGTAAAAAATTCTCTGAAATATCTGAAGAGAAAAAACACGCCTCATATAAAGTAGAAAAAGGAGCAAATGATACCGTAGCCATCAAAATCGGTGACAGATCTTACACTCCCCAGGAACTTTCTGCCATGATTCTTCAGAAAATGAAGAGTACTGCAGAAGATTTCGTAGGACAGGCAGTGACAGAAGCTGTGATCACTGTACCCGCATACTTTAATGACTCTGAGCGTCAAGCCACTAAAGAGGCCGGCCAAATCGCTGGCCTAGATGTTAAAAGAATCATCAATGAGCCTACCGCAGCAGCTTTGGCTTACGGTATGGACAAAAAAGATCAAGACATGAAGATCGCGGTGTATGACCTTGGTGGTGGTACATTTGATATCTCAGTTTTGGAACTTGGTGACGGAGTATTCGAAGTAAAATCCACCAATGGTGACGTGCACCTAGGAGGTGATGACTTCGATCAAGTGATCATCAACTGGCTCGCAGATGAGTTCAAAGGCGAGGAGCAGATTGACCTGAGACAAGACCCTATGGCGCTGCAGAGATTGAAGGAAGCAGCTGAAAAAGCAAAAATCGAACTTTCCAGCTCTTCATCTACAGAGATCAACCTTCCTTACATTACGGCTACTCAGTCAGGGCCAAAGCACTTGGTAAGAACCTTGAGCAGATCTAAGTTTGAGCAACTTTCTGAGGACTTGGTAAGAAGATCCATGGAGCCGTGTAAAAAAGCTTTGCAAGATGCAGGCCTTAGCCCTTCTGACATCGACGAAGTAATCTTGGTAGGTGGATCCACTAGAATACCGAAAATCCAGGAAGAAGTTGAGAAATTCTTTGGTAAGAAGCCTTCTAAAGGTGTAAACCCAGATGAGGTTGTAGCGATAGGAGCTGCCATCCAAGGTGGTGTATTGACCGGTGAGGTGAAGGACGTCCTTCTTTTGGACGTAACTCCGCTCTCTCTAGGTATAGAAACTATGGGTGGAGTATTCACTAAATTGATCGAGTCAAACACTACTATTCCTACTAAAAAGTCTGAGACTTTCTCTACAGCCGCGGATAACCAGCCGGCAGTAGATATCCATGTACTGCAAGGTGAAAGACCAATGGCAAAGGACAACAGAACGATTGGTAGATTCCAGCTTTCTGACATTCCACCAGCACAGAGAGGTGTTCCTCAAATCGAAGTTACATTTGACATCGATGCCAACGGTATCCTAAATGTATCCGCGAAGGACAAAGGAACTGGTAAAGAGCAGAAAATCAAGATTGAGGCATCTTCCGGGCTTTCACAGGAAGAAATCGACAGAATGAAGAAGGAGGCAGAAGCAAATGCTGCCACTGACAAAGCTGAAAAGGAGAAAATCGAAAAGCTAAACCAGGCAGACAGCCTAGTGTTCCAGACTGAAAAGCAGTTGAAAGAATACGGTGACAAGCTTTCCGAAGGAAATAAAACAGCTATCACTGAAGCGCTTGAAACCCTTAAAACAGCTCATCAGTCCCAAAACCTAGAAGGAATTGATTCCGCAATGGAAGGATTGAACAAAGCTTGGGAAGCTGCTTCCACTGAAATGTATAATGCTGCCGGCGCAGGACAAGGTGCTCCAGGAGCAGGTCCAGAAGCTGGAGCCAATGCAGGTGCAGAGGAGTCTGGCGATGGTGTGTCTGACGTGGACTATGAAGAAGTCAGCGAAGAAGACAAGAAATAA
- a CDS encoding HAD family hydrolase, translating to MLQAVIFDMDGVICHTNPFHSIAFQQFFAKRNLNPSEAEYAAHMYGKNNGYILSHFLGRKIEGEELAQLEDEKEGLFREIYKSEVNAIDGFMGFFDLLKKEGLATAVATSAPRANLDLIIGTLKIGGQMQSQLASEDVSKHKPDPEVYLKTAAKLGVDPENCVVFEDSYSGASAGLNAGMKVVGVLSSHTEDELPACDLYIKNYEGLVLDQLRNLF from the coding sequence ATGTTACAAGCTGTAATTTTTGATATGGATGGCGTGATCTGCCATACCAATCCCTTTCACTCTATTGCCTTCCAGCAGTTTTTTGCGAAGCGTAATCTCAATCCCTCAGAAGCGGAATATGCAGCGCATATGTATGGTAAAAATAATGGCTACATTTTAAGTCACTTTCTAGGTAGGAAAATAGAAGGAGAGGAGCTTGCGCAGCTCGAAGATGAGAAAGAAGGTCTGTTCAGGGAGATTTATAAATCTGAGGTGAATGCAATAGATGGGTTTATGGGGTTTTTCGACTTGCTCAAAAAGGAGGGGCTAGCTACAGCCGTGGCTACCTCGGCGCCTCGTGCCAACCTTGATCTTATTATAGGCACGTTGAAAATAGGGGGGCAAATGCAGTCTCAGTTGGCTTCTGAAGACGTGTCCAAGCATAAGCCAGATCCAGAGGTTTATTTGAAAACTGCTGCAAAGTTAGGGGTGGATCCTGAAAACTGCGTGGTGTTTGAGGACTCCTATTCGGGTGCAAGCGCTGGTTTGAATGCCGGAATGAAAGTGGTGGGAGTGTTATCCAGCCACACTGAGGATGAACTTCCAGCTTGTGATTTGTATATTAAAAACTATGAAGGGTTGGTTTTGGATCAACTCAGAAATTTATTCTAA
- the hemE gene encoding uroporphyrinogen decarboxylase: MHLKNDLLLRAAKGEVVERTPVWLMRQAGRILPEYRKVRESVSGFIELAQTPELAAEVTIQPVDLLGVDAAIIFSDILVIPEAMGLPYEMVEKRGPLFPETVKSEADLKKLHVSDGSELRYVTDAISITKKTLNGRVPLIGFAGAPWTIFSYMVEGHGSKTFSKAREMLYTQPAFSHQLLQMITESTINYLNAQIEAGAQLIQVFDSWAGILGPKQYSEFSLPYIAQICDAITSVPKTVFAKGAFFAREEMSKLNCETIGLDWNMGIAESRKLIGKGKTLQGNLDPAALYGSEEQVRKATEAMMEEFRGTPHIANLGHGVYPDIDPEKVKVFIQTVKNFK, translated from the coding sequence ATGCATTTGAAAAACGACCTCTTACTTCGCGCCGCAAAAGGCGAAGTTGTAGAAAGAACACCGGTATGGCTGATGCGTCAGGCCGGCCGCATCCTGCCCGAGTACCGCAAAGTCCGTGAAAGCGTCAGTGGCTTTATAGAGCTGGCGCAAACCCCCGAACTTGCTGCAGAAGTGACCATTCAGCCGGTTGACTTGCTGGGAGTAGATGCAGCAATTATTTTCTCAGACATCCTGGTAATACCCGAAGCTATGGGGCTTCCTTATGAAATGGTAGAAAAACGAGGCCCTCTATTTCCTGAAACCGTGAAGTCTGAGGCAGATCTGAAAAAACTGCATGTATCAGATGGATCTGAACTTAGATATGTAACCGATGCCATCTCCATCACCAAAAAAACACTGAATGGCAGAGTTCCTTTGATAGGCTTTGCCGGTGCCCCCTGGACCATTTTCTCCTACATGGTAGAAGGCCATGGAAGCAAAACTTTTTCAAAAGCCAGAGAAATGCTATATACCCAACCGGCATTTTCGCACCAACTGCTTCAGATGATCACTGAGAGCACGATCAACTATCTAAATGCCCAGATCGAAGCTGGAGCTCAATTAATTCAGGTTTTCGACAGTTGGGCCGGAATATTAGGACCAAAGCAATATTCAGAGTTCTCCCTGCCTTACATTGCCCAAATCTGTGATGCAATCACTTCCGTTCCTAAGACTGTTTTTGCCAAAGGCGCATTTTTCGCACGTGAGGAAATGAGCAAATTGAATTGCGAAACCATAGGATTGGACTGGAACATGGGAATTGCTGAATCCAGAAAGTTAATCGGAAAAGGCAAAACTTTGCAGGGAAATCTAGATCCAGCAGCACTTTATGGCTCAGAAGAGCAAGTGCGAAAGGCTACCGAGGCTATGATGGAAGAGTTTCGTGGCACACCTCATATCGCCAACCTTGGTCATGGAGTCTATCCGGACATAGACCCTGAGAAGGTGAAGGTATTTATACAAACTGTGAAAAACTTTAAATAA
- a CDS encoding porin, with protein sequence MKKIQLLLIALLVFGSVSAFAQEVIIIEEEEPSRLTFSGSVDAYFRTNFNGPNKGDNFQAPATSFANLPGFSLGMANIIATYQGEKVGAVADLVFGPRGEDAVFGSPMYGGGMAGSSQIVNQLYVYWNVSDAVTLTMGNFNTFLGYEVISPTANFNYSTSYMFSYGPFSHTGLKADFALSDNWSLMAAVMNPTDMTEFNLAGTYTLGAQLGYSTDAGGAYLNFVYGDQDGKLEDDGTLITDQYSNGQTFQVDLTAGFDVSDAIYLGLNTTYNTTAAGEIYSGSSVQDASGDGGGFLGFAGYLQATTSEMFSIGLRGEYFSVFNGGLDGVVGLNAEGDGSVFAATLSGNVRVHKNLTLIPELRMDAMSDEFFTDNDMNASKNLSSFMLAAVFAF encoded by the coding sequence ATGAAAAAAATTCAACTATTATTAATTGCATTGCTTGTTTTTGGCAGTGTGAGTGCCTTTGCTCAAGAAGTGATTATTATTGAGGAAGAAGAGCCGTCAAGACTGACTTTTTCAGGTTCAGTAGATGCTTATTTTAGAACTAACTTTAACGGCCCGAATAAGGGTGATAATTTCCAAGCTCCTGCAACTTCCTTTGCTAATCTTCCGGGATTTTCTCTGGGTATGGCCAATATCATCGCGACCTATCAAGGTGAAAAAGTAGGTGCTGTGGCAGATTTGGTCTTTGGTCCTAGAGGAGAAGATGCGGTTTTCGGATCTCCTATGTACGGAGGGGGAATGGCCGGTAGTTCTCAAATTGTAAACCAATTGTACGTTTACTGGAATGTGTCAGATGCTGTGACTTTGACTATGGGTAATTTCAATACCTTTTTGGGTTATGAAGTGATCTCTCCAACAGCCAACTTTAACTATTCTACTTCTTACATGTTTTCTTATGGACCGTTTTCGCACACTGGTCTGAAGGCTGATTTCGCCTTATCCGATAACTGGTCTTTGATGGCGGCAGTGATGAATCCGACAGATATGACTGAGTTCAATTTGGCTGGTACTTACACCTTAGGTGCACAGTTAGGGTATTCTACAGATGCAGGAGGGGCTTATTTGAACTTTGTGTATGGGGATCAGGATGGTAAGCTTGAAGATGATGGCACGTTGATCACGGATCAATATTCTAACGGGCAAACTTTTCAAGTGGATTTGACTGCTGGATTTGATGTTTCGGATGCTATCTATCTTGGTTTGAATACTACCTATAACACCACTGCGGCTGGAGAAATTTATTCTGGTTCATCTGTTCAAGATGCCAGTGGCGATGGTGGTGGATTTTTAGGATTTGCCGGCTATCTGCAGGCTACTACTTCGGAGATGTTCTCAATTGGTCTTCGTGGAGAATACTTCAGTGTATTCAATGGTGGTCTTGATGGTGTGGTAGGATTGAATGCAGAAGGTGATGGCAGTGTGTTTGCTGCGACGCTTTCAGGGAACGTAAGAGTTCATAAAAACCTGACTTTAATTCCTGAGTTAAGAATGGATGCTATGAGCGATGAATTCTTCACAGACAATGATATGAATGCAAGCAAAAATTTGTCATCCTTTATGCTGGCAGCGGTTTTTGCTTTCTAA
- a CDS encoding co-chaperone GroES: MQLTANNKLKNLIVVGDRVLIRLKKPSEKTGSGLYLPPGVQEKEKVQQGYIIKTGPGYPIPMASEDQEPWLEKEEQVKYIPLQAKEGDLAIFLLSGAHEVIYENEKYFIVPQASILMLEREQDL; this comes from the coding sequence ATGCAACTAACTGCAAATAACAAATTGAAAAACCTCATTGTGGTAGGTGACCGAGTTTTGATCCGATTAAAGAAGCCCAGTGAAAAGACAGGTTCAGGACTTTACCTTCCACCTGGAGTGCAGGAGAAAGAAAAAGTACAGCAGGGATACATCATCAAAACAGGACCTGGATATCCTATCCCTATGGCTTCAGAAGATCAGGAGCCTTGGCTAGAAAAAGAGGAGCAGGTTAAATATATCCCCTTGCAAGCCAAAGAAGGTGACTTAGCCATTTTCTTACTTTCTGGTGCTCACGAGGTGATTTATGAAAATGAAAAATACTTTATAGTCCCGCAAGCTTCCATCTTAATGCTGGAAAGAGAGCAAGACCTTTAA
- a CDS encoding ammonium transporter — MYFATLLAQDAAATMDLSAQISQNLMTTNNVWMMLSTALVFIMHLGFAGVEAGFGQAKNTVNILFKNTITPILGILSYAFVGFYLMYPGFETPGWFGFDAAGWSMFWFSPGDADVSTGYADGGYTYWTDFLFQAMFAATAATIVSGAIAERVKLWAYLVFTLIYVGIVYPLIGSWKWGGGALDAMGFYDFAGSTLVHSVGGWGALAGVILVGPRIGKYVNGKTVDKPGSSVPLAVIGVFLLWLGWFGFNGGSVLSADPALVSFVLVTTSLAACAGGLGGFLAGNLVFKRLDLGMVLNGILAGLVGITAGADVINPLAAVFVGFVAGILVVYSAVLLDKLHLDDVVGAVSVHLTCGVWGTLAVGIFSTNPDHTFFTQLIGVAICGAVAFSAAFIIFLVLKKTIGIRVSEEHERNGLDSHEHGIRGYTIVYDE, encoded by the coding sequence ATGTATTTCGCAACCCTGTTGGCCCAAGATGCGGCCGCTACTATGGACCTATCAGCTCAGATTTCTCAAAATCTGATGACTACAAACAACGTCTGGATGATGTTGTCTACTGCACTTGTTTTTATTATGCACTTGGGATTTGCCGGTGTTGAGGCTGGTTTCGGTCAAGCCAAGAACACTGTCAACATTTTGTTTAAAAACACCATTACTCCGATTTTGGGTATTCTGTCCTATGCTTTTGTAGGATTCTATTTAATGTATCCAGGCTTTGAGACTCCAGGATGGTTTGGGTTTGATGCTGCTGGCTGGAGTATGTTTTGGTTTTCTCCCGGAGATGCCGACGTCTCCACAGGCTATGCAGATGGAGGCTATACCTATTGGACTGACTTTCTGTTTCAGGCCATGTTTGCCGCTACCGCAGCTACAATAGTTTCAGGAGCTATAGCTGAGCGTGTAAAGTTGTGGGCTTACCTGGTGTTTACGCTAATTTATGTGGGTATAGTATACCCGTTGATCGGAAGTTGGAAATGGGGTGGTGGTGCTCTAGACGCCATGGGCTTCTATGATTTTGCAGGAAGTACCTTGGTACACTCCGTAGGTGGCTGGGGGGCGTTGGCCGGTGTGATTCTGGTAGGGCCTAGAATCGGAAAGTATGTCAATGGTAAAACTGTAGACAAGCCTGGCTCAAGTGTACCTTTGGCGGTAATCGGGGTATTCCTGCTTTGGTTAGGCTGGTTTGGGTTTAATGGGGGCTCAGTGCTTTCTGCGGATCCGGCTCTTGTTTCCTTTGTTTTGGTGACTACTTCACTGGCTGCCTGCGCTGGCGGACTGGGTGGCTTCCTGGCCGGAAATCTTGTATTTAAGCGATTGGATCTAGGTATGGTTTTGAATGGGATTCTAGCCGGTTTGGTGGGGATTACCGCTGGGGCCGACGTGATCAATCCTTTAGCTGCTGTATTTGTGGGTTTTGTGGCTGGTATATTAGTAGTGTACTCAGCTGTACTTCTGGATAAACTTCACTTAGACGATGTAGTAGGTGCTGTGTCTGTACACTTGACTTGTGGTGTTTGGGGTACTTTGGCTGTAGGTATTTTCTCTACCAACCCTGATCACACCTTTTTTACCCAGCTCATAGGGGTGGCCATTTGCGGAGCGGTAGCTTTCTCTGCTGCCTTTATCATATTTCTTGTATTGAAAAAGACTATAGGAATTCGTGTGTCTGAGGAGCATGAACGAAATGGTCTTGACTCTCATGAGCATGGTATACGTGGTTATACCATTGTTTACGACGAGTAA
- the hemB gene encoding porphobilinogen synthase has product MLRRPRRNRKSEAIRNLVEETSLSVKDLIFPMFLIDGQRKKIEVSSMPGIYRFSIDEMLKEMEACVKLGIMSFDVFPAYPEELKDAVASESYNPDTFYLKALRAIKKEFPEVCLMSDVAMDPYSSDGHDGIVKDGKIINDETLEVLSRMALAQADAGVDIIGPSDMMDGRVGYIRSQLDEYGHQDVSIMSYTAKYASAFYGPFRDALDSAPKFGDKKTYQMNPANIQEAIIEADLDTEEGADFLMVKPALSYLDVIRVLDQEFPLPIAAYNVSGEYSMVKAAVEKGWLENDRAVHEILLSIKRAGAKVILTYFAKEYAETWGR; this is encoded by the coding sequence ATGCTAAGAAGACCCAGAAGAAATAGAAAATCAGAAGCAATCAGGAACTTAGTGGAGGAGACTAGTCTTTCTGTGAAAGACCTTATTTTTCCTATGTTTTTGATCGATGGACAACGCAAAAAAATAGAGGTCAGCTCCATGCCTGGGATATACAGGTTTTCCATTGACGAAATGCTGAAAGAAATGGAAGCCTGTGTGAAGCTTGGAATCATGTCTTTTGATGTGTTTCCGGCTTATCCGGAAGAGTTGAAGGATGCAGTCGCCAGCGAAAGTTATAATCCGGATACGTTTTACCTCAAAGCCCTGCGGGCAATCAAGAAAGAGTTTCCTGAGGTCTGTCTAATGTCAGATGTAGCGATGGATCCTTATAGCAGTGATGGGCATGATGGTATCGTGAAGGATGGTAAAATCATTAACGATGAAACTTTAGAAGTCCTGTCTAGGATGGCTTTGGCACAGGCCGATGCCGGTGTGGACATCATTGGTCCTTCGGATATGATGGACGGGAGAGTGGGGTATATCCGAAGCCAGTTGGATGAGTATGGTCATCAAGATGTTTCGATTATGTCCTATACGGCCAAATATGCCAGTGCGTTTTATGGGCCCTTTAGGGATGCGTTGGATTCAGCTCCGAAGTTTGGAGATAAGAAAACCTATCAAATGAATCCGGCGAATATTCAGGAGGCAATTATTGAAGCTGATCTGGATACAGAGGAAGGCGCTGACTTTTTGATGGTGAAGCCTGCTTTGTCATACCTGGATGTGATAAGAGTATTGGATCAGGAGTTTCCGCTGCCTATCGCCGCGTATAATGTGTCTGGGGAATATAGTATGGTGAAAGCAGCAGTGGAGAAAGGATGGTTAGAAAACGACCGGGCCGTTCATGAAATTCTACTCAGTATCAAAAGAGCAGGGGCTAAGGTGATTTTGACCTATTTTGCCAAAGAATATGCGGAAACATGGGGTAGGTAG
- a CDS encoding MOSC domain-containing protein gives MTNSLSIQDIYVYPIKSLGGIRLAKATVEERGFKYDRRWMLVDQKGVFLSQRTTASLALLRVRLESEGLTVFPVSNSTDQIHIPFDQVGEELAVQVWDDEMLAKTVCKQADDWFSRILGKEVRLVKMPESTVRKVDPKYAPNGEAVSFADGMPYLMIGQNSLDDLNQRLEEEIEMNRFRPNIVFSGGEPFMEDTWDEIQIGDVTFQVVKPCARCVMITIAQETGVKGKEPLKTLATYRATGKKVLFGQNMLALSSGELKVGDKLVPMSYK, from the coding sequence ATGACAAACTCACTCAGCATTCAGGATATTTACGTCTATCCCATCAAGTCGCTTGGAGGGATCAGACTTGCTAAGGCTACTGTGGAGGAGCGTGGTTTTAAGTATGACAGAAGGTGGATGCTAGTAGATCAAAAGGGTGTATTTCTATCCCAGCGGACTACGGCTAGCTTAGCATTATTGCGCGTCAGATTAGAAAGTGAGGGGTTAACCGTCTTTCCGGTTTCTAATTCTACAGATCAGATCCACATTCCATTTGATCAGGTGGGTGAGGAACTCGCTGTACAAGTTTGGGACGATGAGATGCTGGCCAAAACGGTCTGTAAGCAAGCTGATGATTGGTTTAGCCGGATATTGGGGAAAGAAGTCAGACTAGTGAAAATGCCAGAATCTACGGTAAGGAAAGTAGATCCCAAGTATGCCCCAAACGGGGAGGCTGTAAGCTTTGCTGATGGGATGCCTTATTTAATGATCGGGCAAAATTCACTAGATGACCTGAACCAAAGACTGGAGGAAGAGATAGAAATGAATCGCTTTCGGCCAAATATTGTTTTTTCCGGAGGGGAACCATTTATGGAGGATACATGGGATGAAATCCAGATTGGAGATGTCACCTTTCAGGTGGTGAAGCCCTGCGCAAGATGTGTGATGATCACCATTGCGCAGGAGACCGGTGTCAAAGGTAAAGAGCCTTTAAAAACCCTGGCTACTTATAGGGCTACGGGTAAGAAAGTTCTCTTCGGACAGAATATGCTGGCTTTGAGCTCGGGTGAGTTAAAGGTAGGGGATAAACTCGTACCTATGTCCTATAAATAA